A section of the Rummeliibacillus pycnus genome encodes:
- a CDS encoding FAD-binding oxidoreductase, with translation MLTVETIVSALKDILTDEQVSVNETVRELHSKDESYHESRLPDVVVFPSSTKEVSDILKIANKFEIAVIPFGRGSSLEGHIIPIKSSITIDFSLMDKILEIRPEDLLVRVQPGVTRTQLNKELKKYGLFFSVDPGADASLGGMAATNASGTTAVRYGIMRDQVRDLEVVLADGRIIHTGNLAAKSSSGYHLNGLFVGSEGTLGCFTELTLQVYGIPEFETAARAVFPTVKSAVDAVTSILQAGVPIARVELVDEQSIEQVNHYSETNYPIKPTLFLEFHGNEAGLAQDVEFTKEIMNDHGCLEIAFETDTAARNKLWDARHNLAYAFIHGYKGKKLMTTDVCVSITDLADAVLFARTELEKVGLPGGVVGHVGDGNFHALVMIDLKNAEEVERAKRFNENLVHFAIERGGTCTGEHGVGIGKMQYQEKEHGVSLEVMQAIKLALDPKNIMNPGKLIDIVK, from the coding sequence ATGTTAACAGTTGAAACGATCGTATCTGCATTAAAAGATATCTTAACTGACGAGCAAGTATCAGTGAATGAAACAGTTCGTGAATTACATAGTAAAGACGAATCTTATCACGAAAGTCGATTACCAGATGTTGTTGTCTTTCCATCCTCCACAAAAGAAGTAAGTGATATTTTAAAAATAGCAAACAAGTTTGAAATTGCCGTTATTCCTTTTGGGAGAGGATCCAGTTTAGAAGGTCATATTATCCCGATAAAGAGCAGCATTACAATCGATTTTTCTTTAATGGACAAGATTCTCGAAATACGACCAGAAGATTTACTAGTTCGCGTTCAACCTGGGGTAACAAGAACCCAATTAAACAAAGAATTAAAAAAATATGGATTGTTCTTTTCTGTAGATCCTGGTGCAGATGCTTCACTTGGTGGTATGGCGGCTACAAATGCAAGTGGTACAACAGCTGTACGCTATGGCATTATGCGAGATCAAGTACGTGATTTAGAAGTTGTCCTTGCCGATGGTCGGATTATTCATACAGGTAATTTGGCAGCAAAATCCTCATCTGGCTACCATCTTAACGGTCTTTTCGTTGGTTCAGAGGGTACACTTGGTTGTTTCACCGAGCTTACCTTACAAGTATATGGTATTCCAGAATTTGAAACGGCGGCACGTGCTGTATTCCCAACCGTAAAAAGTGCAGTAGATGCTGTTACATCGATACTTCAGGCAGGTGTCCCTATTGCAAGAGTTGAATTAGTCGATGAACAATCAATTGAACAAGTGAATCATTATAGTGAAACAAATTATCCTATAAAACCGACACTGTTTTTAGAGTTCCATGGAAACGAAGCAGGACTTGCACAAGATGTTGAATTCACAAAAGAAATTATGAATGATCATGGATGTCTAGAAATCGCGTTTGAAACAGATACTGCTGCACGTAACAAACTTTGGGATGCACGTCATAACTTAGCATACGCTTTTATCCATGGCTATAAAGGAAAAAAACTGATGACTACAGATGTCTGTGTTTCCATCACAGATTTAGCTGATGCAGTACTTTTTGCTCGTACCGAACTAGAAAAGGTTGGTTTACCAGGTGGAGTTGTTGGCCATGTAGGAGATGGAAATTTCCATGCATTAGTGATGATTGATCTGAAGAATGCTGAAGAAGTTGAAAGAGCTAAACGATTTAATGAAAACTTGGTTCATTTTGCAATTGAGCGTGGTGGCACTTGCACAGGTGAACATGGCGTCGGAATTGGTAAAATGCAGTACCAAGAAAAAGAACATGGAGTATCACTCGAGGTGATGCAAGCAATCAAACTAGCATTAGATCCAAAGAATATTATGAATCCAGGAAAGCTAATCGATATCGTAAAATAA
- a CDS encoding helix-turn-helix transcriptional regulator: MLCNRVKELRARYGFSQSELGARVNVTRQTIGFIEKGSFSPSIILSLKLAKELKTTVDELFWLEGDEKE; this comes from the coding sequence ATGCTTTGTAATCGGGTGAAAGAGCTTCGAGCAAGATATGGTTTTTCGCAATCAGAGCTAGGTGCTCGTGTAAATGTCACACGACAAACGATAGGATTTATCGAAAAAGGAAGCTTTTCACCATCCATCATATTATCTCTGAAACTTGCAAAAGAATTAAAAACGACTGTAGATGAATTATTTTGGTTAGAGGGAGATGAAAAAGAGTGA
- the sspI gene encoding small acid-soluble spore protein SspI, translated as MNFQIRDAIKKNVSGNSPDQLKDIVEDAITRGEEHLLPGLGVFFEAWWQQADQKEQDHFMSELSKALA; from the coding sequence ATGAATTTTCAAATTCGAGATGCCATTAAGAAAAATGTATCAGGAAATAGTCCGGATCAGTTAAAGGATATTGTGGAAGATGCAATTACTCGTGGTGAAGAGCATTTACTTCCAGGGCTTGGCGTATTTTTTGAAGCATGGTGGCAACAAGCAGATCAAAAAGAACAAGACCATTTTATGAGTGAATTATCGAAAGCATTAGCTTAA
- a CDS encoding quinone oxidoreductase family protein has translation MKAVVFEKGKLLVKEVGTPKPKAGEVLVAIKAAGLNRRDLYTPGRLGNNSEALILGSDAVGVVEELGEGVANWKVGDEVIINPSLRWYEESDFPPENFEILSLPDDGTFAEKIAISAEQLEKKPSHLSDEEAAVIGISPLTGYRALFTKGQIQAGQTVFIPGAGSGVATFLIQMAKNVGARVIVSSRSEEKRQAALRIGADIAIDTSSNWQKELENEKIDLVIESVGRATFNRSLAVLKKGGKIVVFGATTEDVVDFDLRQFFYGQFTLLGTTMGSREEFRACIDHLEKYEIHPIIDRSYIMDDVHAAFDYLKENHQFGKIVLTIS, from the coding sequence ATGAAAGCTGTCGTTTTTGAGAAGGGGAAATTGTTAGTCAAAGAAGTCGGTACACCAAAACCCAAAGCAGGAGAAGTATTGGTTGCCATCAAAGCTGCAGGGTTAAATCGCCGTGATCTCTATACACCTGGAAGATTAGGAAATAATAGTGAAGCGTTAATTCTTGGTTCAGATGCGGTAGGAGTTGTAGAAGAGCTAGGTGAAGGTGTTGCAAATTGGAAAGTTGGGGATGAAGTGATTATTAATCCTTCTCTACGTTGGTATGAAGAGTCTGATTTTCCGCCTGAAAATTTTGAAATTTTAAGTTTACCGGATGATGGAACATTTGCCGAAAAAATTGCAATTTCTGCAGAACAACTTGAGAAAAAACCATCTCATTTATCCGATGAAGAAGCAGCGGTAATCGGTATTTCACCATTAACGGGATATCGTGCATTATTTACAAAAGGTCAAATCCAAGCAGGTCAGACTGTCTTTATACCGGGAGCAGGTAGTGGTGTTGCAACCTTTTTAATTCAAATGGCAAAAAATGTAGGCGCTAGAGTTATTGTGTCTTCACGTTCTGAAGAGAAACGTCAGGCAGCATTGAGGATTGGTGCAGACATTGCAATAGATACAAGTAGTAATTGGCAGAAAGAACTGGAAAACGAAAAAATTGACCTTGTTATTGAAAGTGTAGGTCGTGCTACATTTAATCGTTCTTTGGCTGTTTTGAAAAAGGGTGGTAAAATAGTGGTGTTTGGTGCAACAACTGAGGATGTTGTAGATTTTGACTTACGCCAATTCTTCTATGGTCAATTTACACTTTTAGGTACAACGATGGGAAGCCGAGAAGAATTTCGTGCATGCATCGACCACTTAGAAAAGTATGAAATTCATCCTATAATAGATCGAAGTTATATAATGGATGATGTGCATGCTGCATTTGACTACTTAAAAGAAAATCATCAGTTTGGCAAAATTGTCTTAACGATTTCATAA
- a CDS encoding TrmH family RNA methyltransferase, with product MKRIESPQNSLVKYWKKLATTRKERDRSGEFLIEGFHLVEEAIKNDSEILNLMVREDVEIPASWNIDHIFVVEVTTQVANEFAETEHSQGIFAHVKQPTVTEEEQNKWTKLLLVDAVQDPGNVGTMIRTADAAGIDAVILGKGSADPYNPKTVRSTQGSIFHIPVVRGELSDWIDSLKEKSIPVYGTALENAVLYNQVKKEGKFALVMGNEGSGINAQLLTKTDANVIIPIKGKAESLNVAVATGIVLYYFATGEN from the coding sequence ATGAAAAGAATCGAATCTCCACAAAATTCCCTTGTGAAGTATTGGAAAAAACTAGCTACAACACGCAAAGAACGTGATCGTTCAGGAGAATTTTTAATTGAAGGGTTTCACTTAGTTGAAGAAGCTATAAAAAATGACAGTGAAATACTTAATTTAATGGTGCGTGAAGATGTAGAGATTCCTGCAAGTTGGAACATCGATCATATTTTTGTTGTGGAGGTAACTACTCAAGTAGCAAATGAGTTTGCAGAAACTGAACATTCACAAGGGATTTTCGCTCATGTAAAACAACCTACAGTTACTGAAGAAGAACAAAATAAATGGACAAAATTATTACTAGTTGATGCAGTTCAAGATCCAGGAAATGTGGGTACGATGATCCGTACAGCAGATGCTGCTGGTATTGATGCAGTTATACTTGGAAAAGGCTCAGCTGATCCATATAATCCTAAAACAGTACGATCCACACAAGGTTCTATATTCCACATACCTGTTGTACGTGGTGAATTAAGTGATTGGATTGATTCATTAAAAGAAAAGAGTATACCTGTTTACGGAACTGCTTTAGAAAATGCTGTTCTTTATAATCAAGTGAAAAAAGAGGGTAAGTTTGCACTTGTTATGGGAAATGAAGGTAGCGGAATTAATGCACAGTTATTAACCAAAACAGACGCAAATGTGATCATTCCGATTAAGGGTAAGGCAGAATCATTAAACGTGGCTGTAGCAACAGGTATTGTTCTTTATTATTTCGCAACTGGGGAAAACTAA
- the pheS gene encoding phenylalanine--tRNA ligase subunit alpha, translated as MVEELTQLKEEVVAKIAATEDLKQLNEVRVAYLGKKGPITDLLKGMGKLPAEERPKMGALVNEVRAEVQHIHDVRKSTLEEKAIQEQLEKEAIDVTLPGRPVKVGNAHPLTRVIEEIEDLFISMGYEIAEGPEVEKDYYNFEALNLPKGHPARDMQDTFYISEEILMRTHTSPVQARTMEKKQGASVKIICPGKVFRRDNDDATHSHQFTQIEGLVVGENIRMSDLKGTLDIFAKKMFGEDREIRLRPSFFPFTEPSVEMDISCFKCGGEGCNVCKHTGWIEILGAGMVHPNVLSMAGYDPKKVSGFAFGMGPERIAMLKYGVDDIRHFYTNDVRFLSQFHRIEE; from the coding sequence ATGGTAGAGGAATTAACTCAACTAAAAGAAGAAGTTGTAGCAAAAATCGCAGCGACAGAAGATTTAAAGCAATTAAATGAAGTACGCGTTGCATATTTAGGTAAAAAAGGTCCGATTACGGATTTATTAAAAGGAATGGGGAAACTTCCTGCAGAGGAACGTCCTAAAATGGGTGCTTTAGTCAATGAGGTCCGTGCAGAAGTTCAACATATTCACGATGTACGCAAGTCTACATTAGAAGAAAAAGCAATCCAAGAACAATTAGAAAAAGAAGCAATTGATGTGACATTACCAGGTCGTCCTGTGAAAGTAGGCAATGCACATCCATTAACTCGTGTCATTGAAGAAATCGAAGACTTGTTCATCTCAATGGGGTATGAAATTGCAGAAGGTCCTGAGGTAGAAAAAGACTACTACAACTTTGAAGCATTAAATTTACCAAAAGGTCACCCAGCGCGTGATATGCAAGATACTTTCTATATCTCTGAAGAAATTTTAATGCGTACTCATACATCGCCTGTACAAGCACGTACTATGGAGAAAAAACAAGGTGCATCTGTTAAAATCATTTGCCCAGGGAAAGTATTCCGTCGCGATAATGATGATGCAACTCACTCCCATCAGTTTACTCAAATTGAAGGTTTAGTAGTTGGTGAAAATATTCGTATGAGTGACTTAAAAGGTACATTAGACATCTTCGCGAAGAAAATGTTTGGGGAAGACCGCGAAATTCGTCTACGTCCAAGTTTCTTCCCATTCACTGAGCCTTCTGTTGAAATGGATATTTCTTGCTTCAAGTGTGGTGGAGAAGGATGTAATGTATGTAAACATACAGGTTGGATTGAAATTCTTGGCGCTGGTATGGTGCATCCAAACGTTCTATCTATGGCAGGTTATGATCCTAAAAAAGTGTCTGGATTTGCTTTTGGTATGGGTCCAGAACGTATCGCAATGTTGAAATATGGGGTGGATGATATCCGTCATTTCTACACAAATGATGTACGATTCTTATCACAATTCCACCGTATTGAAGAGTAA
- the pheT gene encoding phenylalanine--tRNA ligase subunit beta, with amino-acid sequence MLVSLKWLSQYVDLQGLEPEVLAEKITRSGIEVEGVHHLSDGLKKIMVGQIKELRKHPDSDHLNICQVDFGEEELSQIVCGAPNVAEGQKIVAVRPNGYVGGKKIKKGKLRGEVSNGMICSLQELGIEGKVVPKKYADGIVILPEDTPVGMDAIEALGLDDVVLELGLTPNRSDAMSMLGVAYEVAAILSEDVKLPDTTHEESTEQAEKLLKVRVEAPEVNPMYTAKVVKNIKVAESPMWLQQRLMAAGVRPLNNVVDITNYILMEYGQPLHAFDYDALGTGEIVVRLANEGEQIKTLDGQDRVLNAKNLVITNGKEPVAVAGVMGGFDSEVTEKTTTVVIESAYFDGLSVRYTAKDLGLRSEASARYEKGIDPNRVTPAAERAAQMLAELAGGEVLSGSVVFDELDKTPSKVIVSPDFVNARLGMKISLNEMVSILNRLNFDVETANGRLYIDAPTRRQDIKIEEDIVEEIARLYGYDEIPATVPVGESKAGGLNQYQAKRRIVHRQLQGSGLYQALTYSLTSDELSQKYALVTAPTTRLLMPMSEERSTLRQSILPHLIEATSYNVSRQQDSVALYEVGSVFLGETEEGLPHEEEHIAAVMTGDWVNHAWQGEHKKVDFFVLKGILEALFAKLDLTNRVAYETAVVDGLHPGRTANVLLDGARIGFVGQLHPAEQKANGIKETYVMELNLEAILAASIDPLVYVPVPRFPSISRDIALVVERATKAADLEAIIRKAGGKLLKDVNVFDLYEGEKMEQGKKSVAFTLTYFTPERTLTDEEVVAAHDKVVAALTESGAELR; translated from the coding sequence ATGCTAGTATCTTTAAAATGGTTGTCACAATATGTTGATTTACAAGGTTTAGAACCAGAAGTTTTAGCAGAAAAAATTACCCGTTCAGGGATTGAAGTAGAGGGCGTCCATCATTTATCAGATGGCCTAAAAAAAATTATGGTTGGTCAAATCAAAGAGTTGAGAAAACACCCTGATTCCGATCACTTAAATATTTGCCAAGTAGATTTTGGTGAAGAAGAGCTATCACAAATCGTTTGTGGCGCTCCTAATGTTGCTGAGGGTCAAAAAATCGTTGCAGTTCGTCCAAATGGTTATGTTGGTGGTAAAAAAATCAAAAAAGGTAAACTTCGTGGTGAAGTTTCAAACGGTATGATTTGCTCTCTACAAGAATTAGGAATCGAAGGGAAAGTTGTACCGAAAAAATATGCTGATGGCATCGTTATATTACCTGAAGATACACCAGTTGGTATGGATGCTATTGAAGCGTTAGGTTTAGATGATGTGGTTCTTGAATTAGGCTTAACACCAAACCGTTCCGATGCAATGAGTATGTTAGGTGTTGCTTATGAAGTTGCTGCAATTCTTTCAGAAGACGTCAAACTTCCAGATACTACACATGAGGAATCTACTGAACAAGCAGAAAAACTGTTAAAAGTTCGTGTAGAAGCACCTGAAGTAAATCCTATGTACACAGCAAAAGTCGTGAAAAATATTAAAGTTGCTGAATCTCCAATGTGGTTACAACAACGTTTAATGGCTGCAGGTGTTCGCCCACTTAATAATGTTGTGGATATAACAAACTACATTTTGATGGAATACGGTCAACCATTACATGCTTTTGACTATGATGCACTAGGTACAGGGGAAATCGTGGTTCGCTTAGCGAACGAAGGCGAACAAATTAAAACATTAGATGGCCAAGATCGAGTATTAAATGCTAAAAACCTTGTCATTACAAATGGTAAAGAGCCAGTTGCAGTCGCTGGTGTAATGGGTGGTTTCGATTCTGAAGTAACTGAAAAAACGACAACAGTTGTTATTGAGTCAGCTTATTTTGATGGCTTATCAGTTCGTTACACAGCTAAAGACCTTGGTTTACGTAGTGAAGCAAGTGCTCGTTACGAAAAAGGAATCGATCCAAATCGTGTAACTCCTGCTGCAGAACGTGCCGCACAAATGCTAGCTGAACTAGCTGGTGGGGAAGTATTATCAGGTTCTGTCGTTTTTGATGAACTAGACAAAACACCTTCAAAAGTTATTGTGTCACCTGATTTTGTCAATGCACGTTTAGGTATGAAAATTTCTTTAAATGAAATGGTATCCATTTTGAACCGTTTGAATTTTGATGTGGAAACAGCAAACGGTCGTCTATATATTGATGCGCCAACACGACGCCAAGATATCAAAATCGAAGAAGATATCGTAGAAGAAATTGCACGTTTATATGGCTACGATGAAATTCCTGCAACTGTTCCTGTAGGTGAATCAAAAGCAGGTGGTTTAAATCAATATCAAGCCAAACGTCGTATCGTTCATCGTCAACTACAAGGTTCAGGACTATACCAAGCTCTAACTTATTCACTTACATCTGATGAACTTTCACAAAAATATGCATTAGTAACAGCACCAACAACTCGTCTTTTAATGCCAATGAGTGAAGAACGTAGTACATTGCGCCAAAGTATTCTTCCACATTTAATCGAAGCTACTAGCTATAATGTTTCTCGTCAACAAGATTCTGTTGCATTGTATGAAGTTGGCTCCGTATTCTTAGGTGAAACAGAAGAAGGTCTGCCACATGAAGAAGAACATATCGCTGCGGTAATGACTGGTGATTGGGTTAACCATGCTTGGCAAGGTGAACATAAAAAAGTAGACTTCTTTGTCTTAAAAGGAATCCTGGAAGCTCTATTTGCAAAACTTGACTTAACAAATCGTGTTGCATATGAAACTGCAGTAGTAGATGGCTTACATCCGGGACGTACAGCGAATGTCTTATTAGATGGCGCTCGTATTGGTTTCGTAGGACAGTTACATCCTGCAGAACAAAAAGCAAATGGTATTAAAGAAACATATGTGATGGAATTAAACCTAGAAGCAATTCTTGCAGCTTCGATTGACCCATTAGTATATGTTCCAGTTCCTCGTTTCCCATCTATTTCACGTGATATTGCTTTAGTTGTTGAACGTGCAACAAAAGCAGCAGATTTAGAAGCAATTATCCGTAAAGCAGGTGGCAAGCTGTTGAAAGATGTAAATGTATTTGACCTTTACGAAGGAGAAAAAATGGAACAAGGCAAAAAATCAGTCGCCTTTACGCTAACTTACTTCACACCTGAACGAACACTTACAGATGAAGAAGTAGTAGCAGCACATGATAAAGTAGTAGCTGCTCTTACAGAATCAGGTGCGGAACTTCGTTAA
- a CDS encoding ABC transporter ATP-binding protein has translation MKTSENILNINHLHTSFRIKDRYYDAVEDVSLTLKENEVLAIVGESGCGKSTLATSIVGLHPPGNTRVTGEILYNGKNIVNFKEDELNHIRGNDIGFIFQDPLSALNPLMRIGDQIEETLVYHTKLNEKQRKERVLELLNQVGINKPELVSKQFPHQLSGGMRQRVMIAIAIACKPKIMIADEPTTALDVTIQAQILDLLKELQDETDAGIILITHDLGVVAEVADRVAVMYAAEIIEIAPVEELFKNPKHPYTRSLLNSIPQVDSEKDRLEVIHGMVPSLTKLPRTGCRFSARIPWIPQSAHEENPQLHEVKPGHFVRCTCWKHFHFQGEKEGASNELYAN, from the coding sequence TTGAAAACATCTGAAAATATACTGAATATTAATCATTTACACACTAGTTTCAGGATTAAAGATCGTTACTATGACGCAGTCGAAGATGTATCACTAACATTAAAGGAAAATGAAGTACTCGCAATTGTGGGGGAATCTGGATGTGGGAAAAGCACATTGGCAACTTCTATTGTTGGACTTCATCCACCAGGAAATACAAGAGTTACAGGTGAAATTTTATATAACGGAAAAAATATTGTGAATTTTAAAGAAGATGAATTAAATCACATTCGTGGAAATGATATAGGATTTATCTTCCAAGACCCTCTTTCTGCATTAAATCCATTAATGCGCATTGGGGATCAAATTGAAGAAACGTTAGTTTATCATACAAAATTAAATGAAAAACAACGCAAGGAACGCGTTCTTGAACTATTAAATCAAGTAGGGATCAATAAACCGGAATTAGTTTCTAAACAGTTCCCACACCAGCTTTCAGGTGGTATGCGTCAACGAGTAATGATTGCGATAGCAATTGCCTGCAAGCCGAAAATAATGATCGCAGATGAACCAACAACAGCACTTGATGTAACCATTCAAGCACAAATTTTAGATTTACTTAAAGAATTACAAGATGAAACAGACGCAGGCATTATATTGATCACTCACGATTTAGGTGTTGTAGCTGAAGTAGCAGATCGAGTAGCTGTGATGTACGCAGCAGAAATCATTGAGATAGCTCCAGTTGAGGAGTTGTTCAAAAATCCAAAACATCCATACACACGCTCATTATTGAATTCTATTCCACAAGTGGATAGCGAAAAGGATCGATTAGAAGTGATTCATGGGATGGTACCATCTCTTACCAAATTGCCGCGAACTGGATGTCGCTTTTCAGCTCGTATCCCATGGATTCCACAATCAGCTCATGAAGAAAATCCTCAATTACATGAAGTTAAACCAGGACATTTTGTTCGATGTACCTGCTGGAAACATTTCCACTTTCAAGGTGAAAAGGAGGGTGCATCAAATGAGCTTTATGCAAATTAA
- a CDS encoding ABC transporter ATP-binding protein, which yields MSFMQIKDLCVHYPIRGGFFNSIVDYVYAVDGVSMEFEKGKTYGLVGESGSGKSTTGKAIIGLEKITSGQIIYEGEDVTNQRRKRNSAYNRDIQMIFQDSSSSMNPRKRVMDIIAEPIRNFTNMSDQEERRRIIELLEIVGMSEEAMYKYPHEFSGGQRQRLGIARAVACNPKMIIADEPVSALDLSVQAQVLNFMKDIQTEYGLSYLFISHDLGVVRHMCDYISIMYKGRFVETGTKEDIYHDPRHIYTNRLLSAIPNIEPETRIERKKVRQRVEVTYRQEQHKYYDENGKVYPLKEISPRHHVAMMVTEKGGI from the coding sequence ATGAGCTTTATGCAAATTAAAGACTTGTGTGTACACTATCCAATACGTGGAGGGTTTTTTAACTCGATAGTTGATTATGTGTATGCAGTTGATGGTGTATCAATGGAATTTGAAAAGGGGAAAACATACGGACTTGTAGGTGAATCAGGATCTGGTAAATCAACCACAGGTAAAGCTATTATCGGATTAGAAAAAATTACATCTGGTCAAATCATATATGAGGGTGAAGATGTAACAAATCAAAGAAGAAAACGTAATAGTGCGTATAATCGGGATATCCAAATGATCTTCCAAGATTCTTCCTCAAGTATGAATCCAAGAAAACGAGTAATGGATATTATTGCTGAACCTATTCGTAATTTTACGAATATGAGTGATCAAGAAGAGCGAAGACGTATTATTGAACTTCTAGAGATTGTTGGTATGTCAGAGGAAGCGATGTACAAATATCCTCATGAATTTTCAGGTGGACAACGTCAACGTTTAGGTATTGCTAGAGCTGTTGCATGTAATCCAAAGATGATTATTGCGGACGAGCCGGTATCAGCACTAGATTTATCTGTACAAGCACAGGTACTAAACTTTATGAAGGACATCCAAACAGAATATGGCCTTAGTTATTTATTTATCTCACATGATTTAGGTGTAGTAAGACATATGTGTGACTATATTTCCATAATGTATAAAGGCCGCTTTGTTGAAACGGGAACAAAAGAAGATATTTATCATGATCCTCGCCATATCTATACGAATCGCTTATTATCTGCGATTCCTAATATTGAACCAGAAACTAGAATAGAACGTAAAAAAGTTCGTCAAAGAGTGGAAGTCACTTACCGCCAAGAACAGCATAAATACTACGATGAAAATGGTAAAGTATATCCACTAAAAGAAATATCACCTAGACATCATGTAGCAATGATGGTCACTGAGAAAGGGGGTATTTAG
- the opp4B gene encoding oligopeptide ABC transporter permease: MWKTIVRRVLVMIPQLFVLSMLVFIMAKFMPGDPFTGLITPQTDPNRLEEMRQAAGFYDPWYIQYWHWVTNALHGDFGDSYSFKVSVASLIGERGMNTLWLSLLSVILVYLIAIPLGVLAGRYQNSFLDKSVVLYSFISYAIPTFVLSLIFLFIFGYQLEWFPTSGTVDVKYDPGTFDYFWNKFYHLLLPAITYALLGTTGVIQYLRSEIIDAKTQDYVKTARSKGIPMRKVYSRHIFRNSLLPIAAFLGFTITGLLGGSVFIETIFGYPGMGQLFIQAIMARDYSVITTLVMLFGFLTLLGSLLSDIIMSIVDPRIRID, encoded by the coding sequence ATGTGGAAGACTATTGTTAGAAGAGTACTAGTGATGATTCCTCAACTTTTTGTGCTTAGTATGCTTGTATTTATCATGGCGAAATTCATGCCAGGAGATCCATTTACGGGATTAATTACACCACAAACAGATCCAAACCGATTAGAAGAAATGCGGCAGGCTGCAGGTTTCTATGATCCATGGTATATACAATATTGGCATTGGGTTACAAATGCTTTACATGGTGATTTTGGAGATAGCTACTCCTTTAAAGTGAGTGTAGCTTCACTCATTGGTGAACGTGGTATGAATACATTATGGTTATCTTTATTAAGTGTTATCTTAGTCTATCTGATTGCCATTCCTTTAGGAGTTTTGGCAGGGCGCTATCAAAACTCATTTCTTGATAAATCAGTTGTCCTATATAGCTTTATAAGTTATGCGATTCCAACATTTGTTTTATCATTGATTTTCTTATTTATCTTTGGGTATCAACTTGAATGGTTCCCAACTTCTGGGACTGTTGATGTTAAGTACGATCCAGGGACTTTCGATTATTTTTGGAATAAGTTTTATCATTTACTGTTACCGGCTATTACTTACGCTTTACTTGGTACGACAGGCGTTATTCAATACTTACGCTCAGAGATCATTGATGCAAAGACACAAGATTATGTGAAAACTGCACGCAGTAAAGGGATTCCAATGAGAAAAGTATATTCTCGTCACATATTCCGAAATTCACTTTTGCCAATTGCAGCGTTTTTAGGTTTTACGATTACCGGATTACTTGGTGGTTCAGTTTTCATTGAGACAATCTTTGGTTATCCAGGTATGGGCCAGCTTTTTATACAAGCAATTATGGCTCGAGATTATAGTGTAATAACAACACTTGTTATGTTATTTGGCTTCTTAACATTATTAGGTAGTCTATTATCCGACATTATCATGAGTATTGTCGATCCAAGAATTCGAATAGATTAA